The Candidatus Polarisedimenticolaceae bacterium genome window below encodes:
- a CDS encoding LLM class flavin-dependent oxidoreductase, with protein MFELGLDTFGDVTLGANGKRLPQHQVLRDVVEEAVLADELGLTFFGVGEHHRDDFAVSAPEVVLGAIASRTKSIHLGSAVTVLSTDDAVRVFERFSTVDALSSGRAEVILGRGSFTESYPLFGFDLNDYERLFEEKLQLFVELLKEKPLKWKGSTRAALDGEEAFPPTASGRLKTWVGVGGTPNSILRAARHGLPLMLAIIGGDPLAFAGHADLYRRALAQAGHEALPIGAHSPGYVAATDVEAKETAWPHHAAMHARIGAERGWPAMKRSDFEHAVGPTGAVLVGSPETVAAKIVRAVKGLGLARFDMKYSMGTLPHDKLMKSIELYAMEVRPLVEAELAG; from the coding sequence ATGTTCGAGCTGGGACTGGATACCTTCGGCGACGTGACCCTCGGCGCGAATGGCAAGCGTCTCCCGCAGCATCAGGTGCTTCGCGACGTCGTCGAGGAGGCGGTGCTCGCCGACGAGCTGGGCCTCACCTTCTTCGGCGTCGGGGAGCACCACCGGGACGACTTCGCCGTCTCGGCGCCGGAGGTCGTGCTGGGCGCGATCGCGAGCAGGACCAAGAGCATCCACCTTGGATCGGCGGTCACGGTGCTCAGCACGGACGATGCGGTGCGCGTGTTCGAGCGGTTCTCGACGGTGGACGCCCTCTCGAGCGGCCGCGCCGAGGTCATCCTGGGACGCGGCTCGTTCACCGAGTCTTACCCGCTGTTCGGCTTCGACCTGAACGATTACGAGCGCCTGTTCGAGGAGAAGCTCCAGCTCTTCGTGGAGCTCCTCAAGGAGAAGCCCTTGAAGTGGAAGGGGTCGACCCGCGCCGCGCTCGACGGCGAGGAGGCCTTTCCGCCGACGGCGTCGGGCCGCCTCAAGACCTGGGTCGGTGTCGGCGGCACGCCGAACTCCATCCTGCGCGCCGCGCGCCACGGCCTGCCGCTCATGCTCGCGATCATCGGCGGCGACCCGCTCGCTTTCGCCGGGCACGCCGATCTCTACCGGCGCGCCCTCGCGCAGGCGGGGCACGAGGCGCTCCCGATCGGAGCGCATTCGCCCGGCTACGTCGCCGCGACCGACGTCGAGGCGAAGGAGACGGCGTGGCCCCACCATGCGGCGATGCACGCGCGCATCGGCGCCGAGCGCGGCTGGCCGGCGATGAAGCGGTCGGACTTCGAGCACGCAGTGGGGCCGACGGGGGCCGTTCTCGTCGGCTCGCCGGAAACGGTCGCGGCGAAGATCGTCCGGGCGGTCAAAGGGCTCGGGCTCGCGCGCTTCGACATGAAATACAGCATGGGGACGCTCCCGCACGACAAGCTCATGAAGAGCATCGAGCTGTACGCCATGGAGGTGCGGCCGCTGGTCGAGGCCGAGCTCGCGGGCTGA